A single genomic interval of Xylocopa sonorina isolate GNS202 unplaced genomic scaffold, iyXylSono1_principal scaffold0288, whole genome shotgun sequence harbors:
- the LOC143432456 gene encoding ATP-dependent DNA helicase Pif1-like, producing the protein MAHKKSLKRTLKDLRGNKQLFGGAFILLANDFRQTLPVIPRSVPADELNACLKSSVLWRYVEKISLKTNMRVQLQQDESSEPFAKQLLDIGNGKMEIDQSTHCITLPENFCHIVKSTDELIAKAFSNLSQNYKNNQRISERAILAAKNIDVNLINCTIQIKIPDEETTYKSIDTVVNHDESVNYPTEFFNSLDLQGMPPHILSLEIGPPIILLRNINPSQLCNGTRLSVKKLINNIIEATILKGKHQGEHVLLPRNPIIPTNTSFEFKRLQFPVRLAFAMTINKTQEQSLQVCGLNLVNPCFSYGQLYVGCSRVGKPSNLFILAPDRKTNNVVYLQALLR; encoded by the coding sequence ATGGCACACAAGAAATCATTGAAACGTACATTAAAAGATTTGAGAGGAAATAAGCAGCTCTTTGGTGGTGCATTCATTTTGCTAGCTAATGATTTTCGACAAACTTTACCAGTTATACCACGTTCAGTACCTGCAGATGAATTGAATGCATGTCTCAAATCATCAGTTTTATGGCGGTATGTGGAGAAAATATCTTTAAAGACCAATATGCGTGTTCAATTACAACAAGATGAATCTTCTGAACCATTTGCAAAACAATTATTAGATATTGGGAatggtaaaatggaaatagatcaATCCACACACTGTATTACATTACCAGAAAACTTTTGTCACATTGTAAAATCCACTGATGAATTGATTGCCAAAGCTTTTTCAAATTTATCGCAGAATTATAAAAATAACCAACGGATTAGTGAGCGTGCTATATTGGCAGCTAAAAACATTGATGTGAATTTAATAAACTGCACAATTCAAATTAAAATACCTGATGAAGAAACAACATATAAATCCATAGATACTGTTGTCAATCACGATGAATCAGTTAATTATCCAAcagaattttttaattcattGGATCTACAAGGAATGCCACCACATATTTTATCTTTGGAAATTGGTCCCCCAATCATCCTTCTACGAAATATAAATCCATCGCAACTATGCAATGGGACTAGGCTATcagtaaaaaaattaataaataacataattgaGGCAACCATTTTAAAGGGAAAACATCAAGGGGAACATGTGCTACTACCACGCAATCCCATAATACCAACGAATACTTCATTTGAATTCAAACGTCTACAGTTTCCGGTACGACTAGCCTTTGCAATGACCATTAACAAAACACAGGAACAATCATTGCAAGTATGTGGATTAAATTTGGTAAATCCATGCTTCTCATATGGACAGCTGTACGTTGGGTGTTCTCGAGTTGGAAAACCttcaaatttatttattcttgCACCAgataggaaaacaaataatgttGTATATTTACAAGCACTACTAAGATAA